The segment CGGGAGGGTGGTATCTCCTTCCAAAATCTAGGAGAGCCCAAATCACTCCGTGACATGCGCCAGACATGGATACTTGACATCCCCCAAACCCCACAACAGCATAAAAGGATCCTTTATGATTTCTTTCTCAAACGTAACAATTGCTTGCTTTTTTATGTCATCATTATTAATCTGTGGAGTGAGCCTCTATCCCAACTTGCCTAATCTGTACTAGTGCTAAAAAGACTTGTTGGCTGGCTCCTCTACTGCTTCCACTTACGTGCATATTTCCAGCTCTTCCAAGTTCATATTCAAGGCTATGAATCAAGGGTGTTTGGTCCTCAAGTACGATAGCTGGGAGCAACAAGCATTTACTTTGTGACGTTCCATCGCTGCCTGCCTTCCTTAGTACGTTTATAATTGataggaaagtaatcatcggaaTGATTCCATCTTATTACCTTCCTTTTCTCAAGGATTTGGTAGCTGGCCAGATTTTCTGCTGATTTTGAGTACTTTTGGTTAGGACCTCGGTGAATTCTCCAGCCAGCTTACCCACCTGTCCTTTCCGAGCTAAATATCAGCAGGAGGTTACATTGCCATTTCAACCACCAAAAAGCTCTTGTTTCTTCTGTGAATACAACTTAATGAAGTATCAGGCTGGCAGTTGGCCTTACCCTTCTTCAGTTCCTTTTCATTAGCAGAGGGCATATTTCAATTTTCCCTAGCATCTTCTTTGCGCTGCCTCTCCTGACTAAAGAAATAACTCTAGGTGGACAAGTGTGCACTTCATCTTCTGTCTCTTAATATCGTTCAACTGCTTAGCTTCATGTATTCCATTACTctcttttacaaaataaattgatggcTCACCTCTTTTGCTGGATGTTCTTTTTGTGATGCCTTTGATTGTGTTTGTGTAATTTAACCTTGAAAGCTTTGGTTTACGTTACTGACTCCAAAGATTTCCAGGCAAACATGAATAACTCTCCAATGTACCAAAACTACGAGGCAAGCGAGCATGGTGCTTACGAGTTTGATCCTCAAGTTGACTTTACACAGGTAAGCAGCCTGTCTTAGCTTTTAACTAGTTCTCACCTTAGTTTCTAAACATAGAACTGAAACTAGTAATCAATTCGTGGAGTGTTTCAGATTTAGTAAGAAAGACAATACTTGTCTTCATGTCATTTGTATCTTTATATCTAGTTTTGTAGTGAATCAAGTTCTATGATGTGATATTGGATCATAAAGGCGAGTGTCTCCGTGCTATAGCTCTTAATTGATCAACAAAACTAAACTTCTCATTAGCTGAGCAAACTGTTTTAAGCATCTCTGAGTAGCTGTTTAGCATTGAACAGACAAGAGAGACTTTCTTAGAGTGCCTTCTAGTTTTCACTTTAACGTAACAAGTTTACAACCATGATCAGTTCTTGGAAGAAGCAAGACAACATGCAAGAGAAATGAATCTACAGTCAATTTTACCACATCCAGAATCTGGAAAAGAAAGAGTGGAAGTAGAGAAAAAGAGCAGGAGGTCCTGGAAACACTCTCTCCTCAAATGGTGGAATGCCGAGAAAAAGACCAAGACCATCGTAGAACCAGCAAATAGCTCTAACATTTCAAATCCAAGAAAGGGTCATGTCTCCGGTCCTATATATGGAAGTGGCAGAGGAGTTGAAGTCAGGTATCGGCGACAAACATCTGGGCCGCTGACTAATCTTTTCAACCGTTCCAAGAGCGTGGAGAACGAGAACCGTTATGTGTGTCTCGACCAACTTAACAATCCCCAAGGTGTCAAGGCCTATGGACCTGTTTACCTGGTAACTTAGCATTTCGGCGACAAAAGCTTTGCACTGAAACTTCTTCACTTTCCGTAGTGAAGTAGCTCTTGGTCGAAGGATGGTGACACTAAGTGTGTTTGATCATTCGGAGAGGCAGAAACAACTAATATCTGGAATCCAAGTAATCAGCTTTAATTTCTGTACAGTAGATTATTTATAATAGAAAGAGATCGAGACCAGGACAACTTATTAGTTTTATTCTATTATCTGTCTCCTTCTTTTTGcttgcttgtttttttagtcAAGACTGTGCAACCCAGATAAATATTGAAGTAAAAAACTATTCCAAGTAGCCAATTGAGCTTTCTGCCTTGTATTAGCTTGTGTTTATCCAAATTGCAATATATTTGATGcatatggaaaaataaaaaagaatcaatatcAACATAtgaagataatttaaaataaaaaaataattaaattttcagcAGCTACAAACACTCGTAGATTGACCGTAGATGCAGAAGTTTATCAATTTGAACGATACCCAGATGACTTCCTTCTCATCCTTTTTGAACTTCGTTCCACCTCCCAAGTGTCAACATGAAGGAATTTCGACGGAAAGAAAAAGAGACCCAAAGGAAAAGAACTGCAAAATAAAGCAAAAGATGGGCACCGGAAAAGGACAGAAAGTCTGCTACTGCAGATATCTGAAGAGAATAAAACCCAGCTTACGTGGGGGTGTTGCCCATCCGGCATATTTTTGGATGCCAACTATTTGCGGTCAATATTTAGTTTCGGTGATGTTTGAAttcatgataataataattttttaaaataatttttatttaaaaatatattaaaattatttttaatattagtatattaaaatgatttgaaaaaataaaaaaaattaatttgaagtaaaaaaaatataaaatttaactttttttaaaaaataatagtaccTTGTTCAGttcaatttttcaattcaaaataaaagttgaaattgtgcttgagtttgttttaaaaatatttttaattttaaaaaaatattaaattaatatttttttaataataatttatgaatatcaACTATTTGTGGTCGGTATTTAGGTTTCAATCAATTCAACTATTTTAGATACCGTgtaatattataattgaaattatatttaagtatattttaaaaatatgtttgacttggaaagttattaaattaatagtttttaatagtttttatgtcaataataaaataatataaaaaaattattttgatatattttcaatttaaaaatattctacaTCTCAGAAACAAATACATTTAGGGCTCGTTTGGGAACACGGCTGCGActgcgttcctaaaaaatttgaatttattttttgttagaatttaatatggtttgtatgttttggatcgttttgatgtgctaatgtcaaaaatgatttttaaaaaataaaaaaaaatcattgatatgtattttgacatgaaaagttatttgaaaagcactcgtAACCACACTACCTAACGCGCTTTTAGTTTAGTTACTCCCTGAGATTGTTGTTTGGGAATACCAAATATATTGAGCCGTTGTTTGCGATTGCGTCCACACAGaaattggttaaaatttatttttttaaaataatttatttatgtttatggattttttaatatattaatataaaaaaataaaaaaatattaaataaaaaacaatttaaaaaaataatcattactatCCACCGCATATTGTTTCCCTATCAACCCCACATTGttaacagaaaaacaaaatcatctgATAAACAAAAGTTTTAGGAATCTTAAACATGTGATCGATTCCTGTCTTGTTAATTTCAGCAAAAGCATTTTGAAAGACGAGTCCATATGGATTTTTGTTGAGATCTTACTATGCTTTTGCACTGCCTCGTACCTAGCTACCATATCCAGAAACAGGGTTTTGGACAGATGATTGGCAAAGAAACCAGAAACACTCACTCAATGGATAGTTGATGATCTGTTCAAACTAAAGAATGACGCTGCTTTTGTCAAAGGAGATTGGTAGCATTTGCAATTCGCTGTTCAAAAAGGTTTCCAATGGGTATGCTGTTCATGGGCTCAACAACTCTATGCAATCTCACGTCATGTAACACAAAATTTCTCCAATTTAGAGAACAGCAATACAAGTGGTTGTTCTAAGATGAGTTTGAAGGGAAGTTTCAACATATCTGGAACCTTGCCGCCCACCACTTGATGCAGCCCAGTTCTGTGCAATATATCGATGATTTCATACATATCTGAAATACATTCAACCCATGGCATGTGAATCATAAAGCTTAAACAAGGAACTAATGTATTAACGGCTCTATAACAGATGAATCAGCATTGGAACAGAAAATTTACAGAATTACATCTTCTGTAGAAAGAGATGCGTTGGTTCATCTGTTTAAGCAGAGAAGCCTGGTAGGTACTCTTCTAATCCAATATATTCATTTTCAAACAAATGTTGTGAAACTCTGTTGCAACATCAGAGTTACCAGCAAGAACTTGTACAACAGGCTAATTAAACCTTGCCATTTCAGCGTCAAGAATCACAAGACACTGAGCTAATCAACTAAAGAAGTCTCATTTACCTTCAATAAGAAGCACCGATTCTCAAAGATGGCAGAACCCAATGATGCCGAGATAATGCTATATCTTCAGGCATCTATAGCTAATTTCAAGACCTGGATTAAATTAGTCCAATGATTAAACATCAACAGGACCATTGGAACAATTAGGAGGTACCCTCTTCTCCCTGCTCAAGAGTCTCTTCAATGACCTCAGCCGCGCAGGCGTTGGCAACTTGGGTTCCTGATCCTCAGCAAGACTATCGGTAATATGCACAGGAACATCAATAACAAGCGACTCATCATGCCCCCCACCAgctgaagatgatgatgatggtgcaGAAGAAGCTGAAGAAGGTCCTTCTTCCAAGGAACCACCACCAGTGCTTACTTGAGTCTGATCCCCCCAAAACAACACGTTTGTAGGAAAATCTGGAGATTCCATTGAATACCCAGAAATCAAAATTTCCTCTGGAGACTGAATATTCAGCTCCAAATCATTGAGGTTATTGTTACCACTAGAGCCTTGAGCTTGTGGTGCTACTGAGCTTCTACAGAGAGGACAAGTAGAATGAGACTGGAACCACATGTCAATACAATCATGATGGAATCCATGGTTGCATTTAGGCAACAACCTGGCCTTCTCTCCCTCTACAACATCAGATAAGCAAACAGCACATTCTAGTCCATCCGGGAAATCTTTAGACTGGAAAATCACTACTGGTAAGGATCTTCGTATAGACAGGTCTAGCCCTCTTCTCACTGGGTCTTGACCAGGGGTAAAGACAAAGCGGCGGCGTTGGCGGCGGCGAGATTGTTGAGGTTGAGTGGGCTCTTCAACGCGCCACCAAAACCATTTTGCATAGAGATGAAGAAAGATAACAAAAACCACCACCAAGAATAGAACTATAATTGCTATAATCATAATCTTGCCTGCTATTTCAACTGTTGCTGAGTCATCTAATCTTCCCATGGCGGATAACAAAATGAAACACCAAAGACTCAAACTATATGACTGAAGATGAGCAGAGGAACCAACCCAGTTGAGAATTACAAGAGAATAGTGAAAGAACGCTTCAAAACTCAAATGgggtttctttgttttgttgtggCCATGAATGAATGTGTGTATAAAAGCAGACTAAGGAGAGTAAGAGAAAATGCGTTCGATAAGAATGGTAAATCAGAATTGAAAGACTGGTGGCTTGGACTTTCGAAGAAGAACAGAGGAAGTAGACGACGATACTTGGGTCTGAATTCTGAACATCAAGACTTTCAAATTTAAGCAAACAAATGCAGCCCAAAATCTCTTTACCCTACAATACCAAAAGAGTGTCCCTTTCTTTACTCACAGAAAGTTGCGTCTGGTATTGTAGGAGGTGGTGCCGTGCTCCATCTTTTTGACCTTTCTTCTGCTCTCTTTACGCCCTTCAAGTTGGAAACTTTGATTTTGCATTCCTATGCTTCCCTTCTCCTTTGAacttaataaaacaattagCATTCCTTAATAAAGTCCTGCCAAACTACTGTTCAACAGGATCATGTCTTAATTTGAAATTGTAAttggattaaaaatttaaaactcaaaattattcaattattattactCACTACGGCTGCTAATcaacttcttatttttttcctagaaTGGTATTAGTGTAATTTGACAAGTCCAATCCTTTTCTGGTGTACGTATGCCAATGGTTCCTTCTATTCCATACGCAGCCGCatcatattttgaaataaaaggaGGTAATTGAACAGTATAATAAGGAATCTAAAACCTCCATGTATCTTAATAGCACAATTGAGATTCTTTCAGCATCCAAAGCTAAGTTAACATTAAGGTAAAATTGCtttcgttttaaaaatatattaaaataattttttaatgttttttatataaaaaacatgttaaaaaataaacaaagtgaAAGTTAGTAAACTCCCACTGTAAATAAATCACCGATCCTATTTTCCTGTATTAGAACTCtttcttcttgatttgtttttatatatttaaatttttacggAGAAAGATGGgtaaatcacaaattcaaagGGTTATTATTTGGTTGGTATCATGGCACTTTCTTGGAAATGCCCTCGTCGAGAAACACAGGAATCTGACTGACTACGGAACCCTTTTATTTGACGCAGAACTTACACCTCCGTTGCAATGTCTGTGCGACATGTTGATTTGCCATAAGAAATTGTGCCTTTTTCATTTCCACTCGCTATCTTCCTTCTAATTTCCTTGCGTGCATAATTTTCCCAAGTCAACGAAGACCACCCACCTTAAAATCAGGTCATGCAGGTGGCTTGCCAAAGACTTGGTCTCCATGAGGTTGTCTGAATGCATGATAGACGTGAACCCCTTCTCTGAGCAAGAGTTTAACAACGAATTGAATACCTAGTGTCTGCTGCCATTAGGGACCGAGCCGACCATGTGACTCAAGCAATATTTGAAACTTTTGAGCCGGTCAAAATGGCCCTGCTTGTTAAGTTTTTGGTCACCATAACTAATTAATGAGTGGAGCAATATCACAGTTATTGCCTCGTTAACATTATAGCCTCCTTGCCCCTCTTCGTGGGTTTTTCTACTTTCTACTATACTCTGAGAAAAACCTAAAAGCATCGTTGTTAAATGATCAAGAAGATGTTCTGGGGCTTGACTTGGTCATCCAGCCATGGTTCAACTATGCTTTCGTCTAGTGTTTGGTATGTTGTTgggttttcttttggaaaacgTCACTGATATTGTGAAAACTCATGAAATCATCTTGGAAAATTATACAGCTGTTTCGGAAAAAATGCTACTTTTTCTTCTCTCAGGACATTGGAGAACCCCCCGTGACCAGATGCCTTGTGAGAAAATAGAAGGCATTAATATATTGcgaatataattttgaaagctTGACCTAAATGGGATCAAGGTTAAGATCTCTTCACATGGGTTATTAAACACTTTTCAAACacaaatttcaagaaatgtAATACCTAATCCCCGGATTGTTCGTCCAAAGAAGACGCTAATCACCACCTGCTTTCAACAATGTCGTCAATGAAATTTGACTTTATTTTCATCGCCTTCTTTTGCTTCAATTGCAATCATTACTATTGGCTTTGTttgtatttagaaatataatcgtggttgtttttttaaagtgttttttatataaaaatttattaaaataatatttttttatttttaaaaaattatttttgatattaacatattaaaatgatatgaaaacactaaaaataattaatttaaagtaaaaaataaaaaaataacttttttttaaatgtttttgaaacacaaaaacaaacgagTAATTTTTCATCGGATAAGTGTTCCGTTTgcatactgatttttttttaacgtaaaCAAATAATGTTCATACAGAGGTGgcaattttcctttttaaagATTCATCAATCAAGTTATAAtcgtttaataaaaaaaaatttgcgaaaaagaatataaagctcaattttAAGATAACCTGGTgttaaagaacaaaattgaataaattttttttaaaaaaaaaacaatccaagaaAATTCAAGTTAACATGACTAGCTCATGACTCAAAactaaccaattaaaaaaaataacaatgatcaATTCCCAACAATCCAAATatagaaagatgaaataaaaaaaaataagtaaaaaaaataacaaaaaaaaacatcagcaaACCTGAGTGAGTTCACCAAACTGCAAGAGTTAGATTATGTGAatgagataacctaataaaaggtaaaataaaaaaaattatgaagcgtatttctaaaaaaaaatgttaaacagTGGacctgaaaaaatattaaatgttaaaaaataactctaaaaaaaattcaagttaagtTGAGCAAACCCGCTTAACACGTGACCTAAATAACGAGACtaagataacttcataaaaaaaaaagcaaaaaaaatcatgaaacttaatcTTCAACaaacccaatattgaatgattaaattgaaaaaaaaatcgctgtaaaaaaaagataaaaaaaaattgatgtcaatCCAGGTTAACATTTTCTACTCGTGACCCTAGTCATGATATTGAGATCACCGCACTATAAAGAATTATGAAACTCAACTCCTAACCAGTTTAAtattgaatggtaaaattaaaaaagaaaatcatttttaaaaaaaggatctaaaacaaaaaaaaagaaataaatgaatgagaaccaaacttgatataaaaataaaataaaacaaaatgatgagGTTAGAAATTgacaaacaaattcaattaaaaaaaaaacaaattgaaatcaaaagaatgagtaccaaatttgatataaaaatcaaacattaagggatgaaattgaaaaaaatcaagaaaaaaaggattcaaaacaaaatgaagagaaagtaaaagaatgaatattaaatttgatattataatgaCCAAAACACCTTTTATATTTTGCAAGCTGACACAATTCCAagggagagaagaaagaaaagagagatgagaagaagaaaagctcaTTAAAGCCCAACCATGACACCATCACCAACATGCTCCTCGCCATTGGAAAGAACATGGCGTGCCACTTCCAACAATATTACGGAAGCTATTGTTTGGTCACCATAAGATACCTTAAGCGTCGCTCGAAGATTGTGGAAGCCTCCCACTCATCAGTGAGTGTGTTGCGCATGCCTTCTCATTCTTTCTACTCGTTTACCTCAGTCCTCatacttgttttaattttaatttgaatcattTAACACCATTTAacacttatattttaaaaaatatatgaattttattttattttgcaaaactgTGCATCAAAAAATCAGATCAagacaacaaaaacaaacaaccaaGATAGATCTTAAATAAAGTAACTCCAAATGGATCAAATTGAAGAATAGAAAGTTgagggattaaaataaaaaaatatgcatgaattCCTCATTGATTGTGCAAATCAGTCCATGATTTTGAGGGAAAAAAAGGGACTGAACATTTCTTTAAGTTTCAAATTCAATCCTAGAAGctctaattattataaattacttaaattgaattttgttttgcaaaataaaaaattaatcaagtggTGTAACATTTCCCTTACACCTCAAGATCTCCATACACGCtgatggaaaaaaaactgagagaTCAATCACAAATCGAATCAATCACGaaggatcaaattagaaaacaaagaaattaagggatgaaattatacaaaatttcaGCGGCTACAAAAAAGAAGCAGTGGCATTGTCCCCTCACAATGTACCGTGAAAGCATGAGAGCTATtagggtttatatatatatataaacttgttgTGCCACCTCACACCACCAATCCTTCGATAAcgtccattgtttttttttttttagtaatttacaATAACTCCCTTGAGGatggtaaaattataaagatgatttttaaagtttgaagatttaataaaatcctcatttattttttttaaaatattacaaaaccTCTCTTTTAAATCCAAAATGACCATAATTAAGATAGATTTGTAcattaaatcttataaatttaaaaaggaaagaaagcatatttaaaaaaggaaacaatTACAAGTATATTAACACtgttaatttcactatttaactgtggtcaaattttttttgtttctttcataaTATTCATTTTCTAATCTtgtaaattgtttaatttaactatattgtttacaattaataattaaggACATTTTTGGTACAAAATAAAGTTCCTatcaaatattcaaatattttaatagtgttCGATTGTTTGTAATTTCACAATACTTTACAAAATTGTAACTTAGCCCCACCcttcctttttgttttcaaaagagACGCGTTAATTGAAAATAACTTCATTGCTCTACAAGCAACTACCACTGCTTTCTccttccattaaaaaaatgagcaaTGATTTGAGAATCACATTGAAGTCAATATAatttacataattttaaaaataaaaacaatataaaattcttaacatttaattattgattaataTATTTGACTCAATTGGATGGAATACGAAATAAATGGTATTTTATAAATCACTTGAGTTATTTCCACTTGGGGTGGTCCACAGAAGTCAAACTTTGCAGAAGCTGAGCAAAACTAGGCGTGTGTCTAATGTATACGCAATTGTTTATcatggtgtttttaaaaaatcttaattttttattttaattttaaattattatttttatatgtttagattattttaatatactaatatcaaaaataaattttaaataaattaagctaAACAATGGGTTGCTTgtacatttgttttttaggcACGGAGAGTGGAGTAAACGAGTACATAGTGAGACCAGACCCTCCTTTTCGTATCAGGCGTCATAGTCCTGCATCAACAAGTCTGATTAAtctattataatttcttaatcAGAGAAGAACGAAGTCCGGaagatgttttattttctagtaaagtttttttttttaaaaaaagtaaataaaaaaaaataccaatctCGAAAATCATGCGGTGGCCTATCACTTGATTTTGCCCATCCTTACCAGCCACGTCATTAAGCCAATCCTCAGTCATGTCATTTGCCACCATTTTGGGCTTTAGTTTCCTTTGATACCTAAAACTGgagtaaaaaagaaatcatgctTCTGTTTGTCTTATGTTTCAATGGtctttttaaaggtttttaaattatttttttatttttttatattgttttgatgggatgatatcaaaaataaattgaaaaaataaaaaatgtattttaatttatttacaaataaaaaattctttgaagCATCCATGAACAGTCCTACGTGTGAAAGACAGAATGATGGATTATGAATGATAAGCGTCGTGATCATGGGCACTGATGGTTTTCACAAGCGTTTGAAAGCAGAGACACAGACGTGCTTGAAGGGCACACCGATTGACCTTTTCGCCTTTTAAGAAAGTTCCGGGAAGAAT is part of the Populus nigra chromosome 8, ddPopNigr1.1, whole genome shotgun sequence genome and harbors:
- the LOC133701318 gene encoding uncharacterized protein LOC133701318, coding for MNNSPMYQNYEASEHGAYEFDPQVDFTQFLEEARQHAREMNLQSILPHPESGKERVEVEKKSRRSWKHSLLKWWNAEKKTKTIVEPANSSNISNPRKGHVSGPIYGSGRGVEVRYRRQTSGPLTNLFNRSKSVENENRYVCLDQLNNPQGVKAYGPVYLVT
- the LOC133700972 gene encoding RING-H2 finger protein ATL3-like; the encoded protein is MGRLDDSATVEIAGKIMIIAIIVLFLVVVFVIFLHLYAKWFWWRVEEPTQPQQSRRRQRRRFVFTPGQDPVRRGLDLSIRRSLPVVIFQSKDFPDGLECAVCLSDVVEGEKARLLPKCNHGFHHDCIDMWFQSHSTCPLCRSSVAPQAQGSSGNNNLNDLELNIQSPEEILISGYSMESPDFPTNVLFWGDQTQVSTGGGSLEEGPSSASSAPSSSSSAGGGHDESLVIDVPVHITDSLAEDQEPKLPTPARLRSLKRLLSREKRVPPNCSNGPVDV